From Novosphingobium resinovorum, the proteins below share one genomic window:
- a CDS encoding GNAT family N-acetyltransferase: MTDGPLLTTDRFDLWRPVASDLPQLCALIDDEETRRYLGPASAERQPQFDRLMRNAGSWMLYGYGTFMVRPHGADSIIAACGVFHSWRGFGHDVGMDDVPEAGWIVRRDWWGKRVAGEVMEAVLGWFDPAHGPKRIACMIEEGNAASERVAAALGFARYGAHVSDDTMLMLFERLPGGR, translated from the coding sequence ATGACCGATGGACCACTGCTGACAACCGACCGTTTCGACTTGTGGCGCCCGGTGGCGAGCGACCTGCCCCAGCTCTGTGCCCTGATCGACGACGAGGAAACCCGCCGCTACCTCGGCCCTGCTTCAGCCGAACGGCAGCCGCAGTTCGACCGCCTGATGCGGAATGCGGGGTCGTGGATGCTCTATGGCTACGGCACCTTCATGGTGCGTCCGCATGGCGCAGACAGCATCATCGCTGCATGCGGTGTCTTCCATTCGTGGCGTGGCTTCGGCCACGATGTCGGCATGGACGACGTTCCCGAGGCGGGCTGGATCGTCCGCCGCGACTGGTGGGGCAAGCGCGTGGCGGGTGAAGTGATGGAGGCCGTGCTCGGCTGGTTCGATCCAGCACATGGTCCAAAACGCATCGCCTGCATGATCGAGGAGGGCAATGCGGCGTCGGAACGCGTCGCGGCAGCCCTCGGCTTCGCGCGCTACGGCGCGCATGTCAGCGACGATACGATGCTCATGCTGTTCGAGCGCTTGCCTGGCGGCCGCTGA
- a CDS encoding energy transducer TonB yields the protein MVRRFGTSKRPVLLSMRTYGPGRDFEVTVAGEIAARLQQAPQFGIAYGLHELSFPSLHHNARAGAYGPAVLFSSALATRKHRQVGGFAAEPMPDSDFEATVDRISLATSHQTFVLDTGSVLPVLSALRTCTDALVRNWGLDPAEQAELTRRPKVADKKWISEILKGFPSELEYQGKDGRLNLRVMVDKAGQPTQCETVNAFRNANFNTKVCEIVIGMARFEPALDSNSQPVASFFSGSIVYVN from the coding sequence ATGGTTCGACGCTTCGGTACCAGTAAAAGACCGGTTTTGCTGAGCATGAGGACATACGGCCCCGGTCGCGATTTCGAAGTTACCGTTGCAGGCGAGATCGCTGCACGGCTGCAGCAGGCGCCGCAATTCGGAATCGCCTATGGCCTCCACGAGCTTTCGTTTCCCAGTCTGCATCACAACGCACGCGCGGGCGCATACGGTCCCGCGGTTCTGTTTTCGAGTGCATTGGCTACCAGGAAGCACCGGCAGGTGGGGGGCTTCGCAGCCGAGCCGATGCCGGATTCTGATTTCGAGGCCACGGTCGATCGGATCAGTCTGGCGACGTCGCATCAGACATTCGTTCTCGACACCGGCAGTGTTCTTCCGGTGCTTTCCGCGCTGCGGACTTGCACCGACGCGCTGGTGCGGAATTGGGGCCTTGACCCAGCCGAGCAGGCCGAGCTTACGCGTCGCCCTAAAGTGGCAGACAAAAAATGGATCTCCGAGATACTCAAGGGTTTCCCGTCTGAACTCGAATATCAGGGCAAGGATGGGCGCCTGAACTTGCGCGTCATGGTGGACAAGGCCGGACAACCGACGCAGTGCGAAACGGTAAACGCCTTCAGGAATGCCAACTTCAATACTAAAGTTTGCGAAATAGTAATCGGCATGGCCAGATTCGAGCCTGCGCTTGATAGCAACAGCCAGCCTGTCGCCTCGTTCTTTTCAGGCAGTATCGTATACGTTAACTGA
- a CDS encoding electron transfer flavoprotein subunit alpha/FixB family protein: MKTLVWVEHDNASVKDATLSAVTAAAKLGEVHLLVAGSGARAVADAAAQIAGVGKVHFADDAAYEHALAENIAPLIVDLMGHHDAFVAPATTTGKNVAPRVAALLDVAQISDILSVEGEKTFTRPIYAGNAIATVESSDPKLVITVRGTAFAKAEATGGSGVVEDVTGAGDAGLSSFVGAEIAKSERPELTSAKIIVSGGRALKDSETFEATIMPLADKLGAAVGASRAAVDAGYVPNDYQVGQTGKIVAPEVYIAVGISGAIQHLAGMKDSKTIIAINKDEDAPIFQVADVGLVADLFTAVPELTGKL, from the coding sequence ATGAAGACGCTCGTTTGGGTCGAACACGACAACGCCTCCGTCAAGGACGCTACCCTCTCCGCCGTCACCGCTGCTGCCAAGCTGGGTGAAGTCCATCTCCTCGTCGCCGGTTCCGGCGCGCGCGCCGTGGCTGACGCCGCTGCGCAGATCGCTGGCGTGGGCAAGGTTCACTTCGCCGACGACGCGGCCTACGAGCACGCGCTGGCCGAGAACATCGCGCCGCTGATCGTGGACCTGATGGGTCACCACGACGCCTTCGTCGCGCCGGCCACCACCACCGGCAAGAACGTCGCCCCGCGCGTTGCCGCGCTGCTCGACGTCGCGCAGATCTCGGACATCCTCTCGGTCGAGGGCGAGAAGACCTTCACCCGTCCGATCTACGCGGGCAACGCCATCGCCACCGTCGAATCGAGCGATCCGAAGCTCGTCATCACCGTGCGCGGCACTGCCTTCGCCAAGGCCGAGGCCACTGGCGGCTCGGGCGTGGTCGAGGACGTGACGGGCGCCGGTGATGCGGGCCTCTCCAGCTTCGTGGGCGCGGAAATCGCCAAGTCGGAGCGTCCGGAGCTGACCAGCGCCAAGATCATCGTCTCGGGCGGCCGCGCGCTGAAGGACTCGGAAACCTTCGAGGCCACCATCATGCCGCTCGCCGACAAGCTGGGCGCCGCCGTCGGCGCTTCGCGCGCTGCGGTCGATGCGGGCTACGTGCCCAACGACTACCAGGTCGGCCAGACTGGCAAGATCGTGGCACCGGAAGTCTACATCGCGGTCGGTATCTCGGGCGCGATCCAGCACCTTGCGGGCATGAAGGACTCCAAGACCATCATCGCCATCAACAAGGACGAGGATGCCCCGATCTTCCAGGTGGCCGACGTGGGCCTCGTGGCGGATCTCTTCACTGCCGTGCCGGAGCTTACCGGCAAGCTTTGA
- a CDS encoding electron transfer flavoprotein subunit beta/FixA family protein: MKIIVPVKRVIDYNVKPRVKADGTGVDLANVKMSMNPFDEIAVEEAIRLKEAGKAEEIIAVSVGPAKAQETLRTALAMGADRAILIETDAEVEPLAVAKILKAIVAEENPGLVILGKQAIDDDSNQTGQMLAALTGRPQGTFASKVDVAGDSVSVTREVDGGLETVKLSLPAIVTTDLRLNEPRYASLPNIMKAKKKQLDVKSPADYGVDIAPRLKTLKVSEPPVRSAGIKVADVDGLVAKLKELGVA; this comes from the coding sequence ATGAAGATCATCGTGCCCGTTAAGCGGGTCATCGATTACAACGTGAAGCCGCGGGTCAAGGCCGACGGCACGGGCGTTGACCTTGCCAACGTCAAGATGAGCATGAACCCCTTCGACGAGATCGCCGTCGAGGAAGCCATCCGCCTCAAGGAAGCGGGCAAGGCCGAAGAGATCATCGCCGTCTCGGTCGGGCCGGCAAAGGCGCAGGAAACCCTGCGTACCGCGCTCGCCATGGGCGCCGACCGCGCGATCCTGATCGAGACCGACGCTGAAGTCGAACCGCTGGCCGTGGCCAAGATCCTCAAGGCCATCGTGGCCGAAGAGAACCCCGGCCTCGTGATCCTCGGCAAGCAGGCGATCGACGACGATTCGAACCAGACCGGCCAGATGCTCGCCGCGCTGACCGGCCGTCCGCAGGGCACCTTCGCCTCGAAGGTCGATGTTGCCGGCGACTCGGTCTCCGTGACCCGCGAAGTCGATGGCGGCCTCGAGACGGTGAAGCTGTCGCTCCCCGCCATCGTCACCACCGACCTGCGCCTCAACGAGCCGCGCTACGCTTCGCTGCCCAACATCATGAAGGCGAAGAAGAAGCAGCTCGATGTGAAGTCGCCCGCCGACTACGGCGTGGACATTGCGCCGCGTCTCAAGACCCTCAAGGTCTCCGAGCCGCCCGTCCGTTCGGCCGGTATCAAGGTTGCCGACGTCGACGGCCTCGTCGCCAAGCTCAAGGAACTGGGAGTCGCATAA